A genomic stretch from Desulfohalobium retbaense DSM 5692 includes:
- a CDS encoding acetate kinase — protein sequence MKTLVINSGSSSIKYKLFDMESEAVLAAGVIERIGEESSKLEHKKYPGTEREGKTEQNDRVANHEEGLGKVVALLTDADYGVIRDRAEIDAVGHRVVHGGEAFHAPTVIDDSTIAAIEANASLAPLHNPANLTGIKVAREMFKDVPQVAIFDTAFHQSMPAKAYQYAIPYALYKELGIRRYGFHGTSHRYVTKKAAALLGKKEDEVNLITVHLGNGSSMSAIKNGKCVDTSLGMTPLAGLVMGTRCGDIDPAVHAFLAKQKGMSIEEIDTLFNKESGLKGICGMNDMRDIHTAREKGDAQAQLAVDMLTYRNKKYIGSYLAVLGRVDAIVFTAGIGENDSDVRALSLEGLENFGIEVDQTKNGERKKEARFINTESSTVKVMIVPTDEELEIAQQTMEIVGQ from the coding sequence ATGAAGACTCTCGTCATTAATTCCGGAAGTTCCTCCATTAAATACAAACTTTTCGATATGGAGAGCGAGGCTGTCCTTGCTGCCGGCGTTATTGAGCGCATCGGCGAAGAGAGCAGCAAGCTCGAGCACAAAAAATATCCTGGCACCGAACGCGAGGGCAAGACGGAACAAAACGATCGCGTGGCCAATCATGAAGAAGGCTTGGGCAAGGTTGTCGCCCTGCTCACGGACGCCGACTACGGGGTCATCCGCGACCGCGCGGAAATCGATGCCGTGGGACACCGCGTCGTGCATGGCGGGGAAGCCTTCCACGCCCCGACCGTGATCGACGATTCGACCATTGCGGCCATCGAGGCCAACGCCTCCCTGGCCCCCTTGCACAATCCGGCCAACCTGACCGGCATCAAGGTCGCCCGGGAGATGTTCAAGGATGTGCCTCAGGTGGCTATCTTTGACACCGCTTTTCATCAGAGCATGCCGGCCAAGGCCTATCAATACGCTATCCCCTACGCCCTGTATAAGGAATTGGGGATCCGCCGCTACGGGTTCCACGGTACCTCCCATCGCTATGTGACGAAAAAGGCCGCCGCATTGCTCGGGAAAAAGGAAGACGAGGTCAATCTGATTACCGTCCACCTGGGCAACGGCAGTTCCATGAGCGCCATCAAAAACGGCAAATGCGTGGACACCTCTCTGGGCATGACTCCCTTGGCCGGCTTGGTCATGGGAACCCGCTGCGGGGACATCGACCCCGCGGTCCATGCCTTTTTAGCCAAGCAAAAAGGCATGAGCATCGAGGAAATCGATACCCTGTTCAATAAAGAAAGCGGACTCAAGGGCATCTGCGGCATGAACGACATGCGCGATATCCATACGGCCCGGGAAAAGGGCGACGCCCAGGCCCAACTTGCCGTGGACATGCTCACCTACCGCAATAAGAAATACATCGGCTCTTATCTGGCCGTACTGGGCCGCGTGGACGCCATTGTCTTTACCGCCGGCATCGGGGAAAACGACTCTGACGTCAGAGCTTTGAGCCTGGAAGGGTTGGAAAACTTCGGGATCGAAGTCGATCAGACCAAAAACGGTGAACGCAAAAAAGAGGCCCGGTTTATCAATACCGAGTCCAGCACGGTGAAAGTCATGATCGTGCCCACGGACGAAGAGTTGGAAATCGCGCAACAGACCATGGAGATAGTCGGCCAATAG